In Salmo trutta chromosome 28, fSalTru1.1, whole genome shotgun sequence, one DNA window encodes the following:
- the ndrg3b gene encoding protein NDRG3 isoform X4 has protein sequence MDELQDVQLTEIKPLLTNKNGRNFQDFDCQEHDIETPHGVLHVTMRGTPKGNRPVILTYHDIGLNHKSCFNTLFNFEDMQEITSHFAVVHVDAPGQQEGAPPFPTSYQYPTMDELSEMLPSVMTQLNVNSVIGIGVGAGAYILSRLALNEPALVEGLVLINVDPCAKGWMDWAASKMSGWTSNLVDIVMAHHFSDDELSDNQEITQTYRLHIAQDINQDNLALFCNSYNSRRDLEIERPITGLTEDTVNTLKCTSLLVVGDTSPAVDAVVECNSRLNPTKTTLLKMQDCGGLPQVIQPGKLAEAFKYFVQGMGYMTFNNGLPTASMTRLVRSRTHSASSMGSVEGTRSRTHTQLEGATAASPAVEQARPQTMEVSC, from the exons GAGCATGACATTGAGACCCCCCATGGTGTCCTGCATGTGACGATGAGGGGCACCCCCAAGGGCAACAGACCGGTCATCCTCACCTACCATGACATTGGACTCAACC ATAAGTCCTGTTTCAACACCCTGTTCAATTTTGAGGACATGCAGGAGATCACATCCCACTTTGCTGTGGTCCATGTGGATGCCCCAGGACAGCAGGAGGGTGCACCCCCATTCCCCACGAG CTACCAGTACCCTACCATGGATGAGCTCTCTGAGATGCTGCCCTCTGTCATGACTCAACTGAA TGTGAACAGTGTGATTGGGATTGGAGTTGGAGCTGGAGCCTACATCCTGTCCAGACTGGCT cttAATGAGCCTGCCCTGGTGGAAGGTCTGGTTCTCATCAATGTGGACCCCTGTGCAAAGGGCTGGATGGACTGGGCCGCCTCCAAG aTGTCCGGCTGGACCAGTAACCTGGTTGACATAGTGATGGCCCACCACTTCAGTGAC GATGAGCTGTCTGACAACCAGGAGATCACCCAGACATATCGTCTGCACATTGCCCAGGATATTAACCAGGACAACCTGGCCCTCTTCTGCAACTCCTACAAcag CCGTCGGGACTTGGAGATCGAGAGGCCCATCACTGGTCTGACTGAGGACACAGTGAACACACTCAA ATGCACTTCTCTGCTGGTGGTTGGTGACACGTCCCCGGCTGTTGATGCAGTG GTCGAATGCAACTCCAGGTTAAATCCAACCAAAACAACCCTTCTTAAG ATGCAAGACTGTGGCGGGCTTCCTCAGGTCATCCAG CCGGGTAAACTCGCAGAGGCCTTCAAATATTTTGTCCAGGGAATGGGCTACA TGACTTTTAACAACGGGT TGCCCACGGCCAGTATGACCCGGCTGGTGCGTTCTCGCACCCACTCTGCCTCCAGCATGGGCTCTGTGGAGGGCACACGCAGCCGCACCCACACACAGCTAGAGGGTGCCACTGCCGCCAGCCCGGCTGTTGAACAGGCCAGGCCACAGACCATGGAGGTGTCCTGCTAA
- the ndrg3b gene encoding protein NDRG3 isoform X1 produces MDELQDVQLTEIKPLLTNKNGRNFQDFDCQEHDIETPHGVLHVTMRGTPKGNRPVILTYHDIGLNHKSCFNTLFNFEDMQEITSHFAVVHVDAPGQQEGAPPFPTSYQYPTMDELSEMLPSVMTQLNVNSVIGIGVGAGAYILSRLALNEPALVEGLVLINVDPCAKGWMDWAASKMSGWTSNLVDIVMAHHFSDDELSDNQEITQTYRLHIAQDINQDNLALFCNSYNSRRDLEIERPITGLTEDTVNTLKCTSLLVVGDTSPAVDAVVECNSRLNPTKTTLLKMQDCGGLPQVIQPGKLAEAFKYFVQGMGYMTFNNGFPHVLLSHLGSESVPTASMTRLVRSRTHSASSMGSVEGTRSRTHTQLEGATAASPAVEQARPQTMEVSC; encoded by the exons GAGCATGACATTGAGACCCCCCATGGTGTCCTGCATGTGACGATGAGGGGCACCCCCAAGGGCAACAGACCGGTCATCCTCACCTACCATGACATTGGACTCAACC ATAAGTCCTGTTTCAACACCCTGTTCAATTTTGAGGACATGCAGGAGATCACATCCCACTTTGCTGTGGTCCATGTGGATGCCCCAGGACAGCAGGAGGGTGCACCCCCATTCCCCACGAG CTACCAGTACCCTACCATGGATGAGCTCTCTGAGATGCTGCCCTCTGTCATGACTCAACTGAA TGTGAACAGTGTGATTGGGATTGGAGTTGGAGCTGGAGCCTACATCCTGTCCAGACTGGCT cttAATGAGCCTGCCCTGGTGGAAGGTCTGGTTCTCATCAATGTGGACCCCTGTGCAAAGGGCTGGATGGACTGGGCCGCCTCCAAG aTGTCCGGCTGGACCAGTAACCTGGTTGACATAGTGATGGCCCACCACTTCAGTGAC GATGAGCTGTCTGACAACCAGGAGATCACCCAGACATATCGTCTGCACATTGCCCAGGATATTAACCAGGACAACCTGGCCCTCTTCTGCAACTCCTACAAcag CCGTCGGGACTTGGAGATCGAGAGGCCCATCACTGGTCTGACTGAGGACACAGTGAACACACTCAA ATGCACTTCTCTGCTGGTGGTTGGTGACACGTCCCCGGCTGTTGATGCAGTG GTCGAATGCAACTCCAGGTTAAATCCAACCAAAACAACCCTTCTTAAG ATGCAAGACTGTGGCGGGCTTCCTCAGGTCATCCAG CCGGGTAAACTCGCAGAGGCCTTCAAATATTTTGTCCAGGGAATGGGCTACA TGACTTTTAACAACGGGT TCCCTCATGTACTGCTCAGCCACCTGGGCAGCGAATCAG TGCCCACGGCCAGTATGACCCGGCTGGTGCGTTCTCGCACCCACTCTGCCTCCAGCATGGGCTCTGTGGAGGGCACACGCAGCCGCACCCACACACAGCTAGAGGGTGCCACTGCCGCCAGCCCGGCTGTTGAACAGGCCAGGCCACAGACCATGGAGGTGTCCTGCTAA
- the ndrg3b gene encoding protein NDRG3 isoform X3 has protein sequence MTAVLDLNQIAIACSTIGVVEHDIETPHGVLHVTMRGTPKGNRPVILTYHDIGLNHKSCFNTLFNFEDMQEITSHFAVVHVDAPGQQEGAPPFPTSYQYPTMDELSEMLPSVMTQLNVNSVIGIGVGAGAYILSRLALNEPALVEGLVLINVDPCAKGWMDWAASKMSGWTSNLVDIVMAHHFSDDELSDNQEITQTYRLHIAQDINQDNLALFCNSYNSRRDLEIERPITGLTEDTVNTLKCTSLLVVGDTSPAVDAVVECNSRLNPTKTTLLKMQDCGGLPQVIQPGKLAEAFKYFVQGMGYMTFNNGFPHVLLSHLGSESVPTASMTRLVRSRTHSASSMGSVEGTRSRTHTQLEGATAASPAVEQARPQTMEVSC, from the exons ATGACAGCCGTTCTGGACCTCAACCAGATTGCCATTGCCTGTTCGACCATTGGTGTGGTG GAGCATGACATTGAGACCCCCCATGGTGTCCTGCATGTGACGATGAGGGGCACCCCCAAGGGCAACAGACCGGTCATCCTCACCTACCATGACATTGGACTCAACC ATAAGTCCTGTTTCAACACCCTGTTCAATTTTGAGGACATGCAGGAGATCACATCCCACTTTGCTGTGGTCCATGTGGATGCCCCAGGACAGCAGGAGGGTGCACCCCCATTCCCCACGAG CTACCAGTACCCTACCATGGATGAGCTCTCTGAGATGCTGCCCTCTGTCATGACTCAACTGAA TGTGAACAGTGTGATTGGGATTGGAGTTGGAGCTGGAGCCTACATCCTGTCCAGACTGGCT cttAATGAGCCTGCCCTGGTGGAAGGTCTGGTTCTCATCAATGTGGACCCCTGTGCAAAGGGCTGGATGGACTGGGCCGCCTCCAAG aTGTCCGGCTGGACCAGTAACCTGGTTGACATAGTGATGGCCCACCACTTCAGTGAC GATGAGCTGTCTGACAACCAGGAGATCACCCAGACATATCGTCTGCACATTGCCCAGGATATTAACCAGGACAACCTGGCCCTCTTCTGCAACTCCTACAAcag CCGTCGGGACTTGGAGATCGAGAGGCCCATCACTGGTCTGACTGAGGACACAGTGAACACACTCAA ATGCACTTCTCTGCTGGTGGTTGGTGACACGTCCCCGGCTGTTGATGCAGTG GTCGAATGCAACTCCAGGTTAAATCCAACCAAAACAACCCTTCTTAAG ATGCAAGACTGTGGCGGGCTTCCTCAGGTCATCCAG CCGGGTAAACTCGCAGAGGCCTTCAAATATTTTGTCCAGGGAATGGGCTACA TGACTTTTAACAACGGGT TCCCTCATGTACTGCTCAGCCACCTGGGCAGCGAATCAG TGCCCACGGCCAGTATGACCCGGCTGGTGCGTTCTCGCACCCACTCTGCCTCCAGCATGGGCTCTGTGGAGGGCACACGCAGCCGCACCCACACACAGCTAGAGGGTGCCACTGCCGCCAGCCCGGCTGTTGAACAGGCCAGGCCACAGACCATGGAGGTGTCCTGCTAA
- the ndrg3b gene encoding protein NDRG3 isoform X5, producing MTAVLDLNQIAIACSTIGVVEHDIETPHGVLHVTMRGTPKGNRPVILTYHDIGLNHKSCFNTLFNFEDMQEITSHFAVVHVDAPGQQEGAPPFPTSYQYPTMDELSEMLPSVMTQLNVNSVIGIGVGAGAYILSRLALNEPALVEGLVLINVDPCAKGWMDWAASKMSGWTSNLVDIVMAHHFSDDELSDNQEITQTYRLHIAQDINQDNLALFCNSYNSRRDLEIERPITGLTEDTVNTLKCTSLLVVGDTSPAVDAVVECNSRLNPTKTTLLKMQDCGGLPQVIQPGKLAEAFKYFVQGMGYIPHVLLSHLGSESVPTASMTRLVRSRTHSASSMGSVEGTRSRTHTQLEGATAASPAVEQARPQTMEVSC from the exons ATGACAGCCGTTCTGGACCTCAACCAGATTGCCATTGCCTGTTCGACCATTGGTGTGGTG GAGCATGACATTGAGACCCCCCATGGTGTCCTGCATGTGACGATGAGGGGCACCCCCAAGGGCAACAGACCGGTCATCCTCACCTACCATGACATTGGACTCAACC ATAAGTCCTGTTTCAACACCCTGTTCAATTTTGAGGACATGCAGGAGATCACATCCCACTTTGCTGTGGTCCATGTGGATGCCCCAGGACAGCAGGAGGGTGCACCCCCATTCCCCACGAG CTACCAGTACCCTACCATGGATGAGCTCTCTGAGATGCTGCCCTCTGTCATGACTCAACTGAA TGTGAACAGTGTGATTGGGATTGGAGTTGGAGCTGGAGCCTACATCCTGTCCAGACTGGCT cttAATGAGCCTGCCCTGGTGGAAGGTCTGGTTCTCATCAATGTGGACCCCTGTGCAAAGGGCTGGATGGACTGGGCCGCCTCCAAG aTGTCCGGCTGGACCAGTAACCTGGTTGACATAGTGATGGCCCACCACTTCAGTGAC GATGAGCTGTCTGACAACCAGGAGATCACCCAGACATATCGTCTGCACATTGCCCAGGATATTAACCAGGACAACCTGGCCCTCTTCTGCAACTCCTACAAcag CCGTCGGGACTTGGAGATCGAGAGGCCCATCACTGGTCTGACTGAGGACACAGTGAACACACTCAA ATGCACTTCTCTGCTGGTGGTTGGTGACACGTCCCCGGCTGTTGATGCAGTG GTCGAATGCAACTCCAGGTTAAATCCAACCAAAACAACCCTTCTTAAG ATGCAAGACTGTGGCGGGCTTCCTCAGGTCATCCAG CCGGGTAAACTCGCAGAGGCCTTCAAATATTTTGTCCAGGGAATGGGCTACA TCCCTCATGTACTGCTCAGCCACCTGGGCAGCGAATCAG TGCCCACGGCCAGTATGACCCGGCTGGTGCGTTCTCGCACCCACTCTGCCTCCAGCATGGGCTCTGTGGAGGGCACACGCAGCCGCACCCACACACAGCTAGAGGGTGCCACTGCCGCCAGCCCGGCTGTTGAACAGGCCAGGCCACAGACCATGGAGGTGTCCTGCTAA
- the ndrg3b gene encoding protein NDRG3 isoform X2, translated as MDELQDVQLTEIKPLLTNKNGRNFQDFDCQEHDIETPHGVLHVTMRGTPKGNRPVILTYHDIGLNHKSCFNTLFNFEDMQEITSHFAVVHVDAPGQQEGAPPFPTSYQYPTMDELSEMLPSVMTQLNVNSVIGIGVGAGAYILSRLALNEPALVEGLVLINVDPCAKGWMDWAASKMSGWTSNLVDIVMAHHFSDDELSDNQEITQTYRLHIAQDINQDNLALFCNSYNSRRDLEIERPITGLTEDTVNTLKCTSLLVVGDTSPAVDAVVECNSRLNPTKTTLLKMQDCGGLPQVIQPGKLAEAFKYFVQGMGYIPHVLLSHLGSESVPTASMTRLVRSRTHSASSMGSVEGTRSRTHTQLEGATAASPAVEQARPQTMEVSC; from the exons GAGCATGACATTGAGACCCCCCATGGTGTCCTGCATGTGACGATGAGGGGCACCCCCAAGGGCAACAGACCGGTCATCCTCACCTACCATGACATTGGACTCAACC ATAAGTCCTGTTTCAACACCCTGTTCAATTTTGAGGACATGCAGGAGATCACATCCCACTTTGCTGTGGTCCATGTGGATGCCCCAGGACAGCAGGAGGGTGCACCCCCATTCCCCACGAG CTACCAGTACCCTACCATGGATGAGCTCTCTGAGATGCTGCCCTCTGTCATGACTCAACTGAA TGTGAACAGTGTGATTGGGATTGGAGTTGGAGCTGGAGCCTACATCCTGTCCAGACTGGCT cttAATGAGCCTGCCCTGGTGGAAGGTCTGGTTCTCATCAATGTGGACCCCTGTGCAAAGGGCTGGATGGACTGGGCCGCCTCCAAG aTGTCCGGCTGGACCAGTAACCTGGTTGACATAGTGATGGCCCACCACTTCAGTGAC GATGAGCTGTCTGACAACCAGGAGATCACCCAGACATATCGTCTGCACATTGCCCAGGATATTAACCAGGACAACCTGGCCCTCTTCTGCAACTCCTACAAcag CCGTCGGGACTTGGAGATCGAGAGGCCCATCACTGGTCTGACTGAGGACACAGTGAACACACTCAA ATGCACTTCTCTGCTGGTGGTTGGTGACACGTCCCCGGCTGTTGATGCAGTG GTCGAATGCAACTCCAGGTTAAATCCAACCAAAACAACCCTTCTTAAG ATGCAAGACTGTGGCGGGCTTCCTCAGGTCATCCAG CCGGGTAAACTCGCAGAGGCCTTCAAATATTTTGTCCAGGGAATGGGCTACA TCCCTCATGTACTGCTCAGCCACCTGGGCAGCGAATCAG TGCCCACGGCCAGTATGACCCGGCTGGTGCGTTCTCGCACCCACTCTGCCTCCAGCATGGGCTCTGTGGAGGGCACACGCAGCCGCACCCACACACAGCTAGAGGGTGCCACTGCCGCCAGCCCGGCTGTTGAACAGGCCAGGCCACAGACCATGGAGGTGTCCTGCTAA
- the ndrg3b gene encoding protein NDRG3 isoform X6 codes for MDELQDVQLTEIKPLLTNKNGRNFQDFDCQEHDIETPHGVLHVTMRGTPKGNRPVILTYHDIGLNHKSCFNTLFNFEDMQEITSHFAVVHVDAPGQQEGAPPFPTSYQYPTMDELSEMLPSVMTQLNVNSVIGIGVGAGAYILSRLALNEPALVEGLVLINVDPCAKGWMDWAASKMSGWTSNLVDIVMAHHFSDDELSDNQEITQTYRLHIAQDINQDNLALFCNSYNSRRDLEIERPITGLTEDTVNTLKCTSLLVVGDTSPAVDAVVECNSRLNPTKTTLLKMQDCGGLPQVIQPGKLAEAFKYFVQGMGYMPTASMTRLVRSRTHSASSMGSVEGTRSRTHTQLEGATAASPAVEQARPQTMEVSC; via the exons GAGCATGACATTGAGACCCCCCATGGTGTCCTGCATGTGACGATGAGGGGCACCCCCAAGGGCAACAGACCGGTCATCCTCACCTACCATGACATTGGACTCAACC ATAAGTCCTGTTTCAACACCCTGTTCAATTTTGAGGACATGCAGGAGATCACATCCCACTTTGCTGTGGTCCATGTGGATGCCCCAGGACAGCAGGAGGGTGCACCCCCATTCCCCACGAG CTACCAGTACCCTACCATGGATGAGCTCTCTGAGATGCTGCCCTCTGTCATGACTCAACTGAA TGTGAACAGTGTGATTGGGATTGGAGTTGGAGCTGGAGCCTACATCCTGTCCAGACTGGCT cttAATGAGCCTGCCCTGGTGGAAGGTCTGGTTCTCATCAATGTGGACCCCTGTGCAAAGGGCTGGATGGACTGGGCCGCCTCCAAG aTGTCCGGCTGGACCAGTAACCTGGTTGACATAGTGATGGCCCACCACTTCAGTGAC GATGAGCTGTCTGACAACCAGGAGATCACCCAGACATATCGTCTGCACATTGCCCAGGATATTAACCAGGACAACCTGGCCCTCTTCTGCAACTCCTACAAcag CCGTCGGGACTTGGAGATCGAGAGGCCCATCACTGGTCTGACTGAGGACACAGTGAACACACTCAA ATGCACTTCTCTGCTGGTGGTTGGTGACACGTCCCCGGCTGTTGATGCAGTG GTCGAATGCAACTCCAGGTTAAATCCAACCAAAACAACCCTTCTTAAG ATGCAAGACTGTGGCGGGCTTCCTCAGGTCATCCAG CCGGGTAAACTCGCAGAGGCCTTCAAATATTTTGTCCAGGGAATGGGCTACA TGCCCACGGCCAGTATGACCCGGCTGGTGCGTTCTCGCACCCACTCTGCCTCCAGCATGGGCTCTGTGGAGGGCACACGCAGCCGCACCCACACACAGCTAGAGGGTGCCACTGCCGCCAGCCCGGCTGTTGAACAGGCCAGGCCACAGACCATGGAGGTGTCCTGCTAA